The DNA sequence AGATAAGCATAACACATCACTAATTCAAAATGCCGCTACGAAACGGTCTCGCGTAGGGCTACGCCATGTTCGGCCAGCCAGCGCTCGGCATCAATGGCCGCCATGCAGCCCGTGCCGGCGGCCGTCACGGCCTGGCGGTAGACGTGGTCCTGGGCGTCGCCGCAGGCGAAGACACCCGGGACATTCGTATACGTCGATCCCGGCTTCGTCTGGATGTAGCCGGTCTCGTCGAGGTCCAGCCAGCCGGCGAAGACGTCCGTATTCGGCTTGTGGCCGATTGCCGCAAACATCGCCTTGACGGCCAGTTGCCCCTTTTCGCCGGTTTTGAGGTTCTCGATCACCACCCCATCCACTTCCTTCTCGCCGAGAATGTCGGTGATCACGGTATTCCAGAGGATCTCGATCTTGTCGTTTTCGAAGACCCGTTCCTGCATGATCTTCGATGCGCGGAATGCTTCGCGACGGTGAATCAGGTAGACCTTGCTCGCGAAACGCGTCAGGAAGAGCGCCTCTTCCATGGCTGTATCGCCGCCGCCCACGATCGCGACGTCCATGTTCCGGAAGAACGCGCCATCGCACGTGGCGCATGCCGACACGCCATAGCCGAGCAGCCGCTGCTCGTTGGGCAGCCCGAGGTATTTCGCCGAGGCGCCCGTGGCGATGATGACCGTCTGCGCCAGGATCGGGGTTTCTTCATCGACCAGCAGCCGGAACGGGCGCCGCGAGAGGTCGACGTGCGTCACCATCCCATAGCGGAGGTCGGCGCCGAAGCGCGATGCCTGCTTCTCGAACAGCTGCATCATGTCGGGCCCCATGATCCCATCGGGGAAACCGGGGTAGTTCTCGACGTCGGTCGTCGTGATCAGCTGGCCGCCCGGCTGGATCCCTTGATAGACGATCGGAGAGAGGTTGGCGCGCGCCGTGTAGAGGGCGGCGGTGAGGCCGGCCGGCCCCGTGCCCACGATGACCACCGGCGCCACTTCGGCGCCCGAGAAGTCAACGGTTTCGAGTTTGGACAAATCGGGCATCCCGTTTCTCATAGTCTGGGTGATTCAGGAAAGACTCCCGTAAAGGAAGAGCCCGGAGGGGCTGTGCGCTCCTCCGGGCTCGGTAGATCTATCGAAGCAACGCCCGTGGGGCGCCGGCGGCAGTCGACATCAGGCGGTCTGCGCAACGAGCGCCTCGAGCTTGTCGTTCAACACCTTCTTCGAGACAGCGCCGATCACCTGATCGACCACGTGGCCGTCCTTGACAAACAGAAGCGTCGGAATGGAGCGTACGCCAAACTGCATGGCCGTTTCCGGGTTCCGGTCGACGTCCAGCTTGCCGATTTTGGCGCGGCCTTCGTACTCGCTAGCGAGTTGTTCGATCACAGGCGCAATCATGCGGCAGGGACCGCACCACGTCGCCCAGAAATCGATCAGCACCGGCGTTTCGGAGTCGAGCACTTCGC is a window from the Rhodothermales bacterium genome containing:
- the trxA gene encoding thioredoxin yields the protein MADNAKYVTLTDANFKSEVLDSETPVLIDFWATWCGPCRMIAPVIEQLASEYEGRAKIGKLDVDRNPETAMQFGVRSIPTLLFVKDGHVVDQVIGAVSKKVLNDKLEALVAQTA
- the trxB gene encoding thioredoxin-disulfide reductase, with the protein product MPDLSKLETVDFSGAEVAPVVIVGTGPAGLTAALYTARANLSPIVYQGIQPGGQLITTTDVENYPGFPDGIMGPDMMQLFEKQASRFGADLRYGMVTHVDLSRRPFRLLVDEETPILAQTVIIATGASAKYLGLPNEQRLLGYGVSACATCDGAFFRNMDVAIVGGGDTAMEEALFLTRFASKVYLIHRREAFRASKIMQERVFENDKIEILWNTVITDILGEKEVDGVVIENLKTGEKGQLAVKAMFAAIGHKPNTDVFAGWLDLDETGYIQTKPGSTYTNVPGVFACGDAQDHVYRQAVTAAGTGCMAAIDAERWLAEHGVALRETVS